The proteins below are encoded in one region of Methyloterricola oryzae:
- the purL gene encoding phosphoribosylformylglycinamidine synthase — translation MILKMYGGCALSRFRQARLEGALRAIEPSVEAAASAYVYFIETARELTLEQTRVLERILLDDTERCDQHLFSGEYFLVVPRLGTISPWSSKATEIARRCGLEDVLRIERGIEYALLPGELELPQSKRWQMKPLLHDRMTQTVLGRNQFEQIFRHQAPAPLGYVQLIEEGRWALIKANGRLGLALSDEELEYLDESFTRLGRNPTDVELMMFAQANSEHCRHKIFNASWRIDGVEQAQSLFAMIRNTTERAPQGVLSAYKDNAAVVEGSLADMLLRDPASGEYNYVTEPAHLLMKVETHNHPTAISPHPGAATGSGGEIRDEAATGRGSWTKAGLTGFSVSSLRIPGFVQPWEENYGKPGRMASALQIMLEGPIGGAAFNNEFGRPNLAGYFRTFEQRDPMGESYRGYHKPIMIAGGMGNIRQAHVQKQPITPGAPIVVLGGPSMLIGLGGGAASSQASGESAEELDFASVQRENPEMQRRCQEVISRCVALGENNPILSVHDVGAGGVSNALPEIIHDAGRGGAFDLRAIPNDEPGMSPLQIWCNESQERFVLALKPEALALFREICERERCPYAVVGQATEEEHLIVNDPLYGNHPIDIPMSLLFGKPPRMQRDVARVPVDLPKLNLRQAEIAEAAVRVLAFPAVADKSFLIHIGDRSVGGLVARDQMVGPWQTPVADVAVTCSGFRAYTGEAMAMGERTPLALIDAPASGRMAIGEALTNLAAARIGSLGQVRLSANWMAAAGAPGEDARLFDTVRAVGLELCPALGIAIPVGKDSLSMKTVWQEEGQERSMTSPLSLIISAFAPVLDVRRTLTPELRLKQGPTRLLLVDLGCGRNRLGGSALAQVYGQLGDACPDVDAPDLLKAFFATLQDLNQQGLLLAYHDRSDGGLWAAVCEMAFAAHCGVEISLDGLGADPFEALFNEELGAVLQVADDRLETVRAAFAAAGLGGCLHVIGAPRADQRIAVTRQGGVWYSAYRVHLQRAWSETSFRMQALRDNPDCAQTQFDAIQDDADPGLHAKLGFDPDEDVAAPWITGKARPKLAVLREQGVNGHAEMAAAFDRAGFAAVDVHMSDIMEGRVSLSEFKGLAACGGFSYGDVLGAGGGWAKSILFNLRARAEFEAFFQRGDTFGLGVCNGCQMMAHLRGLIPGAQRWPRFLRNTSEQFEARFAMVEVLESPSLFLAGMAGSRMPVVVSHGEGRAQFESDPNKALESGLVALRYVDHYGNETEVFPFNPNGSPLGITGLTTPDGRFTIMMPHPERCFRTVQNSWHSEDWGEDGAWMRMFRNARVWVG, via the coding sequence ATGATCCTGAAGATGTACGGCGGTTGTGCCCTGTCCCGGTTCCGGCAGGCCCGGCTGGAAGGTGCGCTGCGCGCCATTGAGCCGTCCGTCGAGGCAGCCGCTTCGGCCTACGTCTACTTCATCGAAACAGCGCGCGAACTGACGCTGGAACAGACGAGGGTGCTGGAACGCATCCTCCTGGATGACACCGAACGTTGCGATCAGCACCTGTTTTCCGGTGAGTATTTCCTGGTGGTGCCGCGCCTGGGCACCATCTCGCCCTGGTCCAGCAAGGCGACTGAAATCGCGCGGCGCTGCGGTCTGGAGGACGTGCTGCGCATCGAGCGCGGCATAGAATACGCCTTGCTGCCGGGCGAACTGGAGCTGCCCCAGTCGAAGCGCTGGCAGATGAAGCCGCTGCTGCACGACCGCATGACCCAGACCGTGCTGGGACGCAACCAGTTCGAGCAGATATTCCGCCACCAGGCGCCGGCCCCTCTCGGATACGTGCAGTTGATCGAGGAAGGCCGCTGGGCCTTGATCAAGGCCAACGGCCGCCTCGGATTGGCCCTGTCTGACGAGGAACTGGAATACCTGGACGAGAGCTTCACCCGCCTGGGACGCAATCCCACGGATGTGGAGCTGATGATGTTTGCCCAGGCCAACTCCGAACATTGCCGCCACAAGATTTTCAACGCCAGTTGGCGCATCGATGGGGTGGAGCAGGCGCAGAGCCTGTTCGCCATGATCCGCAACACCACGGAGCGCGCGCCCCAGGGCGTGCTCTCGGCCTACAAGGACAATGCCGCCGTGGTGGAAGGCTCCCTGGCCGATATGCTGTTGCGCGATCCCGCCAGTGGTGAATACAACTATGTGACCGAGCCGGCCCACCTTTTGATGAAGGTGGAGACCCATAACCATCCCACCGCCATATCGCCTCACCCAGGCGCCGCCACTGGCTCCGGCGGCGAAATCCGCGACGAGGCCGCCACCGGGCGGGGCTCCTGGACCAAGGCCGGGCTCACCGGCTTCTCCGTCTCCAGCCTGCGCATTCCGGGCTTTGTTCAGCCTTGGGAAGAAAACTACGGCAAGCCGGGACGCATGGCCTCGGCCTTACAAATCATGCTGGAGGGTCCCATCGGCGGGGCGGCCTTCAACAACGAATTCGGTCGGCCCAACCTGGCCGGCTACTTCCGCACCTTCGAGCAGCGCGACCCGATGGGGGAGAGCTACCGGGGCTACCACAAGCCCATCATGATCGCCGGGGGCATGGGCAATATCCGCCAGGCACATGTGCAGAAGCAGCCCATCACGCCGGGCGCTCCCATCGTCGTGCTCGGTGGTCCTTCCATGCTCATCGGCTTGGGCGGCGGCGCGGCATCGTCCCAGGCGTCCGGGGAGAGCGCGGAGGAACTGGATTTCGCCTCGGTGCAGCGCGAAAACCCGGAAATGCAGCGGCGCTGCCAGGAGGTCATCAGCCGCTGCGTCGCGCTGGGTGAGAACAATCCCATCCTGTCGGTGCATGACGTGGGCGCTGGGGGGGTGTCCAACGCATTGCCCGAAATCATCCACGACGCCGGCCGTGGCGGCGCCTTCGATCTGCGCGCGATTCCCAATGACGAGCCCGGCATGTCGCCCCTGCAGATCTGGTGCAACGAATCCCAGGAGCGCTTCGTGCTGGCGCTGAAGCCCGAGGCTTTGGCCCTGTTTCGCGAGATCTGCGAACGAGAGCGCTGCCCCTATGCCGTGGTCGGGCAGGCGACTGAGGAAGAGCACCTCATCGTCAACGATCCTCTGTACGGCAATCATCCCATCGACATCCCCATGTCGCTGCTGTTCGGCAAGCCGCCGCGCATGCAGCGCGATGTGGCGCGCGTGCCCGTAGACCTGCCCAAGCTGAACCTGCGCCAAGCCGAGATTGCCGAGGCGGCGGTGCGCGTGCTGGCCTTCCCGGCGGTGGCGGACAAGAGCTTCCTGATCCATATCGGCGACCGTTCGGTGGGCGGGCTGGTGGCGCGCGACCAGATGGTGGGCCCCTGGCAGACGCCGGTGGCGGATGTCGCCGTGACCTGCTCCGGGTTCCGCGCCTACACCGGCGAGGCCATGGCCATGGGCGAGCGCACACCGCTGGCGCTGATCGACGCGCCGGCCTCGGGCCGCATGGCCATCGGTGAAGCCCTCACCAACCTGGCTGCGGCCCGCATCGGGTCCCTGGGACAGGTGCGTCTGTCCGCCAACTGGATGGCAGCGGCTGGCGCGCCCGGCGAGGATGCCCGTCTGTTCGACACGGTGCGCGCGGTGGGCCTGGAACTGTGTCCTGCTTTGGGCATAGCCATTCCCGTGGGCAAGGACTCGCTGTCCATGAAGACCGTATGGCAGGAGGAGGGACAGGAACGCTCCATGACCTCGCCCTTGTCCCTGATCATCTCGGCTTTCGCGCCGGTGTTGGACGTGCGCCGTACCCTGACCCCGGAGCTGCGCCTGAAGCAAGGGCCGACGCGATTGCTGCTGGTCGACCTGGGCTGCGGTCGCAACCGGCTTGGCGGTTCGGCCCTGGCCCAGGTGTATGGGCAACTGGGCGATGCCTGCCCGGATGTGGACGCCCCAGACTTGCTCAAGGCCTTTTTTGCCACGCTGCAGGACCTCAATCAACAGGGCTTGCTCCTGGCCTACCATGACCGCTCCGATGGCGGCTTGTGGGCGGCGGTGTGCGAAATGGCATTCGCGGCCCATTGTGGCGTGGAGATCAGCCTGGATGGCCTAGGCGCCGATCCCTTCGAGGCCTTGTTCAATGAGGAACTGGGCGCCGTGCTGCAGGTGGCGGATGACCGGCTGGAGACCGTGCGGGCGGCATTCGCGGCTGCCGGGCTAGGGGGATGCCTGCATGTCATCGGCGCGCCCCGGGCGGATCAGCGTATTGCCGTGACCCGCCAAGGCGGGGTCTGGTATTCGGCTTACCGGGTGCACCTGCAGAGGGCGTGGTCCGAAACCAGCTTCCGCATGCAGGCCTTGCGTGACAATCCGGACTGCGCCCAGACCCAATTCGACGCCATTCAGGATGATGCCGACCCGGGTTTGCATGCCAAGCTGGGTTTCGATCCTGACGAGGATGTGGCAGCGCCCTGGATTACGGGCAAAGCGCGGCCCAAGCTGGCCGTGCTGCGCGAGCAGGGCGTCAATGGCCATGCGGAAATGGCGGCGGCCTTCGACCGCGCGGGTTTTGCCGCGGTCGACGTGCACATGAGCGACATCATGGAAGGCCGTGTCAGCCTGTCGGAATTCAAGGGGCTTGCCGCCTGCGGCGGATTCTCTTACGGCGACGTGCTGGGGGCCGGCGGCGGCTGGGCCAAATCCATCCTGTTCAATCTGCGCGCCCGCGCCGAGTTCGAGGCCTTCTTCCAACGCGGCGACACCTTCGGACTGGGTGTCTGCAACGGCTGCCAGATGATGGCGCACCTGCGTGGACTGATTCCCGGCGCTCAGCGCTGGCCGCGCTTTTTGCGCAATACCTCGGAGCAGTTCGAGGCCCGTTTCGCCATGGTCGAAGTGCTGGAATCGCCCTCCCTGTTCTTGGCTGGCATGGCCGGTTCGCGAATGCCCGTGGTGGTGTCTCATGGCGAGGGCCGCGCGCAGTTCGAATCCGACCCCAACAAGGCCCTGGAAAGCGGCCTGGTTGCGCTGCGCTACGTGGACCATTACGGGAATGAGACCGAGGTCTTCCCCTTCAATCCTAATGGCTCGCCCTTGGGCATTACTGGATTGACCACGCCGGATGGCCGTTTCACCATCATGATGCCCCATCCCGAGCGTTGCTTCCGTACGGTGCAGAATTCCTGGCACTCGGAGGACTGGGGCGAGGACGGCGCCTGGATGCGCATGTTCCGCAATGCCCGCGTCTGGGTGGGCTGA
- a CDS encoding Hsp20/alpha crystallin family protein, which produces MSTRHEPWNLLSQLQRELERSMEMGRQQPESSAVTAEWTPAVDIKEEIDRYVLLADLPGVDPERIDITMENGILTLKGERDTEAKSRREGYKRIERVFGTFYRRFSLPDTADAEGIGARCRNGVLEIVIPKKSSVQPKKIVVSGEG; this is translated from the coding sequence ATGAGCACACGTCACGAACCCTGGAACCTGCTGAGCCAGCTGCAGCGCGAACTGGAGCGCTCCATGGAGATGGGCCGCCAGCAGCCGGAAAGCAGCGCCGTTACGGCCGAGTGGACGCCGGCAGTGGATATCAAGGAGGAAATCGACCGCTATGTGCTGCTGGCGGACCTACCCGGCGTCGACCCGGAGCGCATCGACATTACCATGGAGAATGGCATCCTGACCCTCAAGGGTGAGCGCGATACCGAGGCCAAGTCGCGCCGGGAAGGCTACAAGCGCATCGAGCGCGTTTTCGGCACCTTCTACCGCCGCTTCTCCCTGCCGGATACCGCCGACGCCGAAGGTATCGGCGCGCGCTGCCGCAATGGCGTGCTGGAGATCGTCATCCCGAAGAAGTCCTCGGTGCAGCCCAAGAAGATCGTGGTGAGCGGCGAAGGTTGA
- a CDS encoding sulfite exporter TauE/SafE family protein — translation MDLAYIVSGLAVGLLVGLTGVGGGSLMTPLLVFLFGFAPTTAVGTDLLFASITKAGGVAVHHGTHGSVDWKIVRRLAYGSLPAALGVIFCLEYFDIPKATITSVITVALGVALILTAIALIFRNRLMKPSQHGDNQPVGRFERWQTPVTVLTGVLLGILVTLSSIGAGALGTVALFYLYPRLPTVRIVGTDLAHAIPLTAVAGLGHLHMGNVDFVLLGSLLVGSLPGIYVGSHLSARVPEHVLRPALASVLMLIGVKFVWPVLA, via the coding sequence ATGGACCTCGCATACATCGTTTCGGGCCTCGCCGTGGGCCTTCTGGTCGGCCTCACCGGTGTCGGCGGCGGCTCACTGATGACCCCCCTCCTGGTGTTCCTGTTCGGCTTCGCCCCCACCACGGCGGTGGGCACCGATCTGCTCTTCGCATCCATCACCAAGGCGGGCGGTGTCGCCGTGCACCACGGCACCCATGGATCCGTGGACTGGAAGATCGTCAGGCGTCTCGCCTATGGCAGCCTGCCCGCGGCCCTGGGTGTGATCTTCTGCCTGGAATACTTCGACATCCCCAAGGCAACCATCACGTCGGTCATCACCGTGGCCCTGGGCGTGGCGCTGATTCTAACCGCGATCGCCCTGATTTTCCGCAATCGTCTGATGAAGCCAAGCCAGCACGGCGATAACCAACCGGTGGGACGCTTCGAGCGCTGGCAGACGCCGGTGACCGTGTTGACTGGCGTGCTGCTGGGGATCCTGGTGACCCTGTCCTCCATCGGCGCCGGCGCCTTGGGCACGGTGGCCCTGTTCTATCTCTATCCTCGACTGCCCACCGTGCGCATCGTCGGCACCGACCTGGCCCACGCCATCCCGCTCACGGCGGTGGCCGGCCTGGGTCATCTGCATATGGGCAATGTGGACTTCGTTCTGCTGGGGAGCCTGCTGGTGGGCTCACTGCCCGGCATCTATGTAGGCAGTCATCTCAGCGCGCGGGTGCCGGAACACGTGCTGCGCCCGGCTCTGGCGTCTGTGCTGATGCTGATCGGCGTGAAGTTCGTGTGGCCGGTGCTCGCCTGA
- a CDS encoding calcium/sodium antiporter, giving the protein MLTVLELVAGFVLLVWGAEILVRGASRLAVSAGVSPLVVGLTVVAFGTSCPELAVSTSAAFGGEADIAVGNVIGSNIFNILFILGLSAMVAPLVVAQQLIRLDVPIMIGISILLPILGLDGRIGRGDGLLLFSMLIVYTVFLIRQSRKESAEVQAEYDQEYGVSDKERTPGAMKTDLAYIAGGAVMLVLGSRLLVDGAVSIAQALGVSELVIGLTVVAIGTSLPEVATSVVASIKGERDIAVGNVVGSNIFNILAVIGLTGVVSPDGVAVSMEALRFDFPVMIMVALAALPIFFTGMVIQRWEGVLFVAYYLAYLAHLVLAATGSGALPGLDGVVLSLMWPLTALAVLIYHRPEPEVPKA; this is encoded by the coding sequence ATGCTGACAGTTCTGGAACTGGTGGCGGGGTTCGTTTTATTGGTCTGGGGGGCGGAAATCCTGGTGAGAGGAGCCTCTCGTCTGGCGGTTTCCGCGGGTGTGTCGCCGCTGGTGGTGGGACTCACGGTGGTGGCGTTTGGCACCAGTTGTCCCGAACTGGCGGTATCGACCAGCGCGGCCTTCGGTGGCGAAGCGGACATCGCCGTGGGCAATGTCATCGGCAGCAATATCTTCAATATCCTTTTCATCCTCGGGCTATCGGCCATGGTGGCGCCGCTGGTGGTGGCGCAGCAATTGATACGTCTGGACGTGCCCATCATGATCGGCATTTCCATTCTGCTTCCAATCCTCGGGCTGGATGGCAGGATAGGCCGTGGTGATGGCCTCTTGCTGTTCTCCATGCTGATCGTCTATACGGTTTTCCTTATCCGCCAGAGTCGTAAGGAGAGCGCGGAGGTGCAGGCGGAATACGATCAGGAGTACGGCGTTAGCGACAAGGAGCGCACGCCGGGCGCCATGAAGACCGATCTGGCTTATATTGCCGGCGGGGCCGTGATGCTGGTCCTGGGTTCGCGCTTGCTGGTGGATGGCGCAGTCAGCATCGCGCAGGCTTTGGGCGTCAGCGAACTGGTGATCGGGCTGACCGTGGTGGCCATTGGGACCTCGCTGCCGGAGGTGGCGACGTCGGTGGTGGCTAGCATCAAGGGAGAGCGCGACATCGCCGTGGGCAATGTCGTCGGCAGCAATATCTTCAATATCCTGGCGGTCATCGGCCTGACCGGGGTGGTGTCGCCGGACGGGGTGGCCGTTTCCATGGAGGCGCTGCGCTTCGATTTTCCGGTGATGATCATGGTGGCCCTGGCGGCGCTACCCATCTTCTTTACCGGCATGGTCATTCAGCGTTGGGAAGGCGTCCTGTTCGTGGCCTACTATCTTGCTTACCTGGCTCACCTGGTGCTGGCCGCCACCGGAAGTGGCGCCCTGCCCGGACTGGATGGGGTGGTGCTGTCCCTCATGTGGCCGCTGACCGCCCTGGCCGTTCTGATCTATCACCGGCCCGAGCCGGAAGTGCCCAAGGCCTAG
- a CDS encoding DUF3147 family protein has product MPGGSEALLYAVKLAVTALVIVGASEIAKRSSWLGALIVALPLVSLLSMTWLYVDTRDSARVASFARDIVVMVPPSLLFFLPFLLEPRTHWPYWLNCGLGCGLTALCLVLIGLWRNF; this is encoded by the coding sequence GTGCCCGGAGGCTCCGAAGCGCTCCTGTATGCAGTGAAGCTGGCGGTGACCGCCCTGGTCATCGTCGGCGCCTCGGAGATCGCCAAGCGCTCGAGTTGGCTGGGGGCGCTGATCGTCGCGCTACCCCTGGTGTCGTTGTTGTCCATGACCTGGCTGTACGTGGACACGCGCGACTCCGCCCGGGTCGCCAGCTTCGCCCGCGACATCGTCGTGATGGTGCCGCCCTCCTTGCTGTTCTTCCTGCCCTTTCTGCTGGAACCGCGAACCCATTGGCCTTACTGGCTGAATTGTGGGCTGGGCTGCGGGCTCACCGCCTTGTGCTTGGTCCTGATTGGCCTGTGGCGCAACTTTTGA
- a CDS encoding TVP38/TMEM64 family protein, which produces MKFLLRLLLLSILIAGFWFLSQDFQHLFERDWIDAHVRGHGITGFALFLAFGAMLTACGFSRQAVGFLGGYAFGAWLGLALSLLASLAGCVLTFYFARWFGRSLVDRWLPGKLRRFDRLVQAHPFGTTLTIRLLPVGSNLVTNLLAGVSRIPRTAFFAASLVGYVPQTLIFTLAGSGLTIGSRWQLAVSLTLLAVSAAIGTTLYRRVRAQSDYAGDLQFSRKGEA; this is translated from the coding sequence TTGAAATTCCTGCTGCGCCTTCTCCTGCTGTCCATCCTCATCGCCGGTTTCTGGTTCCTGTCCCAGGATTTTCAGCACCTGTTCGAACGTGACTGGATCGATGCCCATGTCCGCGGGCACGGCATCACCGGATTTGCCCTATTCCTCGCCTTTGGCGCCATGCTCACGGCTTGCGGGTTTTCGCGGCAGGCGGTGGGTTTCCTAGGCGGTTACGCGTTCGGTGCCTGGCTGGGACTGGCGTTGTCCTTGCTCGCATCCCTGGCCGGATGCGTGCTGACCTTCTATTTCGCGCGCTGGTTCGGCCGCTCCCTGGTCGACCGCTGGCTGCCGGGGAAACTTCGGCGCTTCGACCGGCTGGTTCAGGCCCACCCCTTCGGCACCACCCTGACCATCCGCCTGCTCCCGGTGGGGAGCAATCTGGTCACCAATCTGCTAGCCGGTGTTTCACGCATCCCTAGAACTGCGTTTTTCGCCGCCAGCCTGGTCGGTTATGTGCCCCAGACCCTGATCTTCACCCTGGCGGGCAGCGGACTCACCATCGGCTCGCGCTGGCAGTTGGCGGTTTCCCTCACGCTGTTAGCGGTCTCCGCGGCCATAGGAACCACCCTCTACCGCCGGGTCCGGGCGCAGTCCGATTACGCTGGCGACCTGCAGTTCTCCAGGAAGGGCGAAGCGTGA
- a CDS encoding ArnT family glycosyltransferase → MSLLRTAAGPAGLLLLIALAALVSRPLMPIDETRYVGVAWEMWLSGDHLVMLKNGEPYSHKPPMLFWLINLGWNLFGVNEAWPRLVSLLASWGGMLLTAALARRLWPGDVRSEAAALWILASTGLWMLSSTLVMFDVPLAVCVLTGLLGILKASDGAMLRGFLLLALAIGLGVLTKGPVVLLHLLPPALLAPWWRPGLAWRRWYGGLGLAVLGGALLALAWAVPAGIRGGEAYRHAIFWGQTANRMVKSFAHQRPLWWYLPLLPALLFPWLLSPALWRAALDLRRQSGFDSGLRFCLCWASPVFVAFSFISGKQVHYLVPLMPAFALAAGRLTARIERASLAVPAGLFAVAGAAMSFFALAGMPGKPGAWEAVPLWPGLLVMLLAALAFWQGGRPQRWMPALAGLSAGSYLLLHLYIADHAFARFTVEPLAAAVRHWQEQGAAVANLGRYHDQFQFPGRLRQPVTELTAANVTPWLTQHPDGIVVAYLDTRRDKIEPREFLARQPFRGKQAYLMTVDQARASGVLGSIPASNQDEE, encoded by the coding sequence GTGAGCCTGCTCCGCACGGCGGCGGGGCCCGCCGGCCTTTTGCTGCTGATTGCCCTGGCGGCGCTGGTGTCGCGGCCCCTGATGCCCATCGACGAGACGCGCTACGTGGGTGTTGCCTGGGAGATGTGGCTCTCCGGCGATCACCTGGTGATGCTGAAAAACGGCGAACCTTACAGCCACAAGCCCCCCATGCTGTTCTGGCTCATCAATCTGGGCTGGAACCTGTTCGGCGTGAACGAAGCGTGGCCGCGCCTCGTTTCACTGCTGGCCTCATGGGGCGGCATGCTGCTGACCGCGGCCCTGGCGCGAAGGCTATGGCCGGGCGATGTCCGCAGCGAAGCCGCCGCGTTGTGGATCCTGGCATCCACGGGCCTTTGGATGTTGTCTTCGACCCTGGTGATGTTCGACGTGCCCCTGGCCGTTTGCGTGCTCACGGGGCTGCTGGGCATACTCAAGGCGTCTGACGGCGCCATGTTGCGCGGCTTCCTGCTGTTGGCGCTGGCCATAGGCCTGGGCGTACTGACCAAGGGCCCCGTGGTTCTGCTGCATCTGCTGCCGCCCGCCTTGCTGGCGCCCTGGTGGCGGCCCGGGCTGGCTTGGCGGCGCTGGTACGGGGGGCTGGGCCTGGCGGTGCTGGGCGGTGCATTGCTGGCCCTGGCCTGGGCGGTGCCGGCGGGCATCCGCGGCGGCGAAGCCTATCGCCATGCCATCTTCTGGGGACAGACCGCTAACCGCATGGTGAAGTCCTTTGCCCACCAGCGCCCGCTGTGGTGGTACTTGCCCTTGCTGCCGGCGTTGCTGTTCCCCTGGCTGCTGTCGCCGGCCTTGTGGCGGGCGGCGCTGGATCTGCGCCGGCAGTCCGGTTTCGATTCAGGACTCCGCTTCTGCCTGTGCTGGGCTTCCCCGGTGTTCGTGGCCTTTTCCTTCATCAGCGGCAAGCAGGTGCACTACCTGGTACCGCTGATGCCGGCCTTTGCCCTGGCGGCGGGACGGTTGACGGCGCGCATCGAACGGGCCAGCCTGGCGGTTCCAGCCGGCCTATTCGCCGTGGCTGGAGCCGCCATGAGCTTCTTTGCCCTGGCAGGCATGCCCGGCAAGCCGGGTGCCTGGGAAGCCGTTCCGCTTTGGCCCGGTCTGCTGGTGATGCTGCTGGCCGCCTTGGCGTTTTGGCAGGGCGGGCGACCCCAGCGCTGGATGCCGGCCCTGGCGGGGCTCAGCGCGGGCAGTTATTTGTTGCTGCACCTGTATATCGCCGACCACGCCTTTGCCCGCTTCACGGTGGAGCCGCTGGCGGCCGCCGTGCGGCACTGGCAGGAGCAGGGCGCCGCCGTGGCCAACCTGGGCCGTTATCACGACCAGTTCCAGTTTCCCGGTCGATTGCGCCAGCCAGTGACCGAGTTGACCGCGGCCAATGTCACGCCCTGGCTCACCCAGCACCCCGACGGCATCGTGGTGGCTTACCTGGACACCCGGCGCGACAAGATCGAACCCAGGGAATTCCTAGCCCGGCAACCCTTCCGTGGCAAGCAGGCCTATCTGATGACCGTCGATCAGGCCAGGGCCTCGGGAGTCCTGGGCAGCATTCCCGCCTCGAACCAGGACGAGGAATAG